A window of the Vibrio pomeroyi genome harbors these coding sequences:
- a CDS encoding LysR family transcriptional regulator, which produces MLNLEQLLSFTTTVKVGSFSKAARELGKAQSTISQNIINMEIDCNQILFNRTGRYPQLTEAGMNLLPYALAVVEQHNRLEMQLEALGVNESKKVTIALDEGAPYTQLAALLPQLVNNYPQLQLEVLIANSHDVLELVSNDRAQVGVVFSQHLQPNKMNSENIGSIKFEAYVSSQHPLAGSVQFTKDSLKLHRQLKIESKNNENKFRQLPISPDIWYADNYYVLLEMAKASLGWTILPAPIAKSAVEEGKLVPLVLEHEHLGWVENVDIIQNVGVIDNVFTSIREILKSMIMQDCS; this is translated from the coding sequence ATGTTGAACTTGGAGCAACTGCTTTCTTTTACGACTACAGTGAAAGTTGGCTCATTTTCTAAAGCAGCGCGAGAGCTAGGCAAAGCACAATCTACAATTAGTCAAAATATTATTAATATGGAAATTGATTGTAATCAGATCTTGTTTAATCGAACTGGTCGCTATCCTCAGTTGACCGAAGCAGGAATGAACTTGCTTCCATATGCCTTAGCTGTTGTCGAGCAACACAATCGGCTTGAGATGCAATTGGAAGCACTCGGTGTAAATGAGTCGAAAAAGGTTACCATTGCCTTAGATGAAGGAGCTCCATATACGCAACTAGCCGCTCTACTCCCCCAGTTAGTTAACAATTATCCTCAGTTACAACTCGAAGTACTTATTGCTAATAGTCATGATGTTTTAGAACTGGTGTCTAACGATCGAGCACAGGTGGGTGTTGTATTCAGTCAGCATTTACAACCGAATAAAATGAACTCTGAGAATATAGGGTCAATTAAATTCGAGGCTTATGTGAGCTCACAGCACCCCTTAGCTGGAAGTGTTCAATTTACTAAAGACTCATTAAAGCTACATAGACAGCTGAAAATAGAATCTAAGAATAATGAGAATAAATTTCGACAGTTACCTATTTCTCCTGATATCTGGTATGCCGATAACTACTATGTTCTCTTAGAGATGGCTAAAGCTTCTTTAGGTTGGACAATTTTGCCTGCACCTATTGCTAAGTCGGCAGTTGAAGAAGGGAAATTAGTTCCTTTAGTCTTAGAACATGAACATCTAGGATGGGTTGAAAATGTTGATATTATTCAGAATGTTGGTGTTATTGACAATGTATTCACTTCTATTAGAGAGATATTGAAGTCGATGATTATGCAGGACTGTAGTTAG
- a CDS encoding GNAT family N-acetyltransferase, with amino-acid sequence MKTPYEIQYEAFAAAGGLYDERHAKLYAEFADDLIADGSFSIVHEGVAHACYTPITIDAAPHLKCYVLAPLAVVPEYQGKGYATRLMEEAEKQLDADVIFVMGEPFHYGNRYNTPHNVLPPVRTLAPLECWFAKALTPGALDGVGESTSSVTGPYASELMWGHPSEQV; translated from the coding sequence ATGAAAACCCCTTATGAAATTCAATACGAAGCTTTCGCCGCCGCAGGCGGGCTTTACGACGAACGCCATGCAAAACTGTACGCAGAGTTTGCCGACGATCTTATTGCTGACGGCAGCTTTTCTATCGTGCATGAAGGCGTAGCACACGCATGCTATACCCCAATCACAATAGACGCAGCACCACACCTGAAGTGTTATGTACTTGCACCTTTAGCTGTGGTGCCAGAATACCAAGGCAAAGGCTACGCGACTCGATTAATGGAAGAAGCCGAGAAACAACTCGACGCTGACGTTATCTTCGTGATGGGCGAACCGTTCCACTACGGCAACCGCTACAACACGCCACACAACGTGCTTCCACCAGTAAGAACACTTGCACCACTTGAGTGCTGGTTCGCTAAAGCACTGACCCCTGGCGCACTAGACGGCGTAGGTGAATCTACCTCAAGCGTCACTGGCCCTTACGCAAGCGAGCTAATGTGGGGACACCCAAGCGAGCAAGTTTAA
- the nagE gene encoding N-acetylglucosamine-specific PTS transporter subunit IIBC, with amino-acid sequence MNVLGYLQRLGKALMLPIATLPIAGILLRLGQPDVFDIPFIAEAGNAIFSQLPLLFAAALAAGLNKDNDAAGAIAGIVGYFVLTEALAVLDPSLNLGVFGGVIMGITAGELYRRFHTIRLPEFLGFFAGKRFVPIITGVSALVIALIMSVVWPTVSSGIDIMSNWMLESDIGGKFGYGFVNRMLLPIGLHHILNSIVWFGMGEYEGVTGEMLRFAAGDPSAGLMLSGYYVVTLFALPAACLAIYQCAHKDKKAAVGGMLASIAFTAFLTGITEPIEYTFMFLAPVLYFFHAILTGLALVIAAALNIHMSFGFSSGLIDYFIFFNAPAANNAWMLLPLSLVFALIYYTLFVFAIKRFDIKTPGREDEVEATVVASKNEDELAQQYLLALGGKSNLDSIDACITRLRLTLINPSLVDEDTLKQLGAKGVVKVGEKNLQVVLGPLAEIMAGKMKNTSA; translated from the coding sequence ATGAATGTACTAGGTTATCTACAACGGCTCGGCAAAGCCCTAATGTTGCCTATCGCCACCCTCCCAATTGCCGGGATTTTGTTACGCTTGGGGCAACCCGATGTATTTGATATCCCTTTCATTGCAGAGGCGGGCAATGCCATTTTTAGCCAGTTGCCGCTCTTATTTGCCGCAGCCTTAGCTGCAGGCCTGAATAAAGATAATGATGCAGCAGGAGCGATTGCTGGTATTGTTGGCTACTTTGTATTGACCGAAGCTCTTGCTGTTTTGGACCCGAGCCTAAATCTAGGTGTCTTTGGTGGCGTCATTATGGGTATAACTGCGGGCGAGTTATATCGTCGCTTCCATACTATTCGCCTTCCTGAGTTTTTAGGGTTCTTTGCTGGCAAACGGTTTGTTCCAATAATCACCGGAGTGAGCGCATTAGTGATAGCTCTCATCATGAGTGTTGTATGGCCGACAGTCAGTTCCGGTATAGACATCATGAGTAATTGGATGCTTGAGAGTGATATTGGAGGTAAGTTTGGTTATGGCTTCGTTAATAGGATGCTACTGCCCATTGGTTTACACCATATTCTAAACTCAATTGTTTGGTTTGGTATGGGCGAATATGAGGGTGTTACAGGTGAAATGCTACGTTTTGCTGCAGGTGACCCATCAGCAGGCCTAATGCTATCTGGTTATTATGTCGTGACTTTATTTGCTCTACCTGCTGCCTGTTTAGCTATTTACCAATGCGCGCACAAAGATAAAAAAGCTGCAGTTGGTGGAATGTTAGCCAGTATTGCGTTTACCGCATTTTTAACAGGAATAACAGAACCGATAGAATATACATTCATGTTCTTAGCACCAGTTTTGTACTTCTTCCATGCAATATTAACTGGTCTAGCATTAGTTATAGCTGCTGCACTTAATATTCATATGTCATTTGGCTTTTCTTCTGGCCTAATTGATTACTTCATTTTCTTTAATGCACCTGCCGCCAATAATGCATGGATGCTACTTCCACTGAGCCTAGTGTTTGCACTTATTTATTACACACTATTTGTATTTGCAATCAAACGTTTTGATATCAAGACACCAGGCCGAGAAGATGAAGTAGAAGCAACGGTTGTTGCATCAAAAAATGAAGATGAGTTAGCACAACAATACTTATTGGCCTTAGGTGGTAAATCTAACTTAGATTCAATTGATGCATGTATTACTCGCTTACGTTTAACGCTTATTAACCCAAGTTTAGTTGACGAAGATACGTTGAAACAACTAGGGGCAAAGGGAGTCGTCAAAGTGGGTGAAAAGAATTTACAAGTAGTTCTGGGACCCCTTGCAGAAATTATGGCTGGTAAAATGAAAAATACGTCAGCTTAA
- a CDS encoding DEAD/DEAH box helicase gives MDTVKAQKLFDKLENDEFAQNLIAQANAKNILLAVKEDEANFPNFTEGLTDRVNSIAFAYLSIGCAITEKSEIDDVALQAFEKAGDIIHYIHAPNTELSKKSSFYLVVSSLSFYLASQYSKSFIAIKNVKAKTPLINLFSSFLRKDLQALIHEINNIQFDDEYDKVSEDELEQNNKHYAIILSKSLNLVLEYIYSGKEEYLYLGQESLTDLKELASIDDEPTIWWLSRLLIILLNVFKKYSFWNVIPKLIKSDITDDYVAQLALRTPPIMELFFAQYNALQAMQDDNDIVLSLPTSSGKTRIAEIAILEALIDNPFSKVLYLAPFRSLSYEVEESMEKTLAPLGFSTTFLYGGGQFSKLDKALIENSNVIIATPEKAKAIVRADEDIANGISLLIIDEGHLLGAEERLIKIELFIEELKHHVNKNDGKIMLLSAVLPNTNDIAQWIAEDSSSVYQTDKTIADKRFGTIKWTHAKNVTIEWFGEPTSFNKNFVEKFLPPRARTKYFPSDKNEGIAATALKLSQLGTVLMFVAQARYVVSSANRVLKAMGGTPELHNYNNEVLFESFRLACDEAGVSDIYELARYGILCHFGKLPTDVRILTEQLMRTDNVKVIVSTTSLGQGVNIGISTVIFADVFMNHQDAVKIDSKDFWNIAGRAGRAFTDIEGKVLYCIDETNWSYQRDLGFCHEYFDSSKMEHAKSGLLALVKYLKDISIQCNVSFELLLDLVATNDFSQFKSDNTDYSNIFPQVFDWIDDTLLALDYKNKAHELPDPSNWIDTVFRNSLAYIQAGDDEVVSQEDIINFLKSRNRAVLNMAGAYVNWEGMVKSGIPLSSSKALDDYIDPIKESIKVYKESEGCATDLAEFSKSIEKLVQQLPTVTFKHDYEEAELDEVRLKWFSAKPLSQIAIHENGQEICVSYFSMTLPWAINAITRKLFDLELDDEAKLLEELALYCEIGVPNMDSVKIYLAGLKSRVAAFELSNIPLGKLTSLNKVKLVKLLKDNSVNIELLCDEVTKKWVELFTKEQDGKEEDELTQISNFVLKNTEPESHQLNVRSFNGSLYLCNAGLTEKILISSSKKFPFKAIADNPKVYFEKEASYWAMKVRANRNSKI, from the coding sequence ATGGATACCGTAAAAGCTCAGAAGCTGTTTGATAAGCTTGAAAACGATGAATTCGCTCAGAACTTAATTGCGCAAGCCAACGCGAAGAATATTCTTTTAGCTGTCAAAGAAGATGAAGCTAACTTTCCAAATTTTACAGAAGGATTAACGGATAGGGTTAATAGTATTGCCTTCGCATATTTATCTATAGGTTGTGCCATAACTGAAAAAAGTGAAATTGATGATGTTGCTCTGCAAGCATTTGAGAAAGCAGGCGACATTATACATTACATTCACGCCCCTAATACTGAACTTAGCAAGAAAAGTAGCTTTTACTTGGTTGTTAGTAGTTTATCTTTTTACCTAGCTTCTCAGTATTCAAAATCGTTTATAGCGATTAAAAATGTCAAAGCTAAAACGCCATTAATTAATCTATTTAGCAGTTTTCTGAGAAAAGATCTGCAAGCACTTATTCACGAAATTAACAACATTCAGTTTGACGATGAATATGATAAAGTTTCTGAGGACGAACTAGAACAGAACAACAAGCATTATGCAATTATCTTATCTAAATCCCTAAATTTAGTGTTGGAATACATTTACTCGGGCAAAGAAGAATATCTTTATCTCGGACAAGAATCTCTAACTGACTTGAAAGAATTGGCTTCTATTGATGACGAACCTACTATTTGGTGGTTGTCGAGGTTGTTAATAATATTACTTAATGTTTTTAAGAAGTACTCATTTTGGAATGTGATACCAAAATTAATTAAGAGTGATATTACAGATGATTATGTAGCACAACTAGCATTACGAACACCACCAATTATGGAGTTATTCTTTGCTCAATATAATGCATTACAGGCAATGCAAGATGATAATGATATTGTCCTGAGTCTACCAACAAGTAGTGGCAAAACCAGAATAGCTGAGATCGCTATTTTGGAAGCTTTGATTGATAACCCTTTTTCCAAAGTACTATACCTTGCTCCATTCCGTTCATTATCTTATGAGGTAGAGGAATCAATGGAGAAGACATTAGCCCCCTTGGGGTTTTCTACTACGTTCCTATATGGCGGAGGACAATTTAGTAAGCTAGATAAGGCACTAATCGAAAACTCAAATGTGATTATTGCAACCCCTGAAAAAGCCAAGGCGATAGTTAGGGCAGATGAAGATATCGCCAATGGAATTAGTTTACTTATTATTGATGAGGGACACCTGCTTGGGGCAGAAGAAAGATTAATTAAAATTGAGTTGTTTATCGAAGAGCTAAAGCATCACGTCAATAAAAATGATGGCAAGATTATGCTTCTTTCCGCTGTCCTACCTAATACAAATGATATTGCCCAATGGATAGCCGAGGATAGTAGCAGTGTTTATCAAACCGATAAGACAATTGCAGACAAGCGATTTGGAACAATTAAATGGACTCACGCTAAAAATGTAACAATAGAATGGTTTGGCGAACCAACCTCATTTAACAAAAATTTTGTCGAAAAGTTCTTACCACCTCGCGCAAGAACTAAATATTTTCCGAGTGACAAAAATGAAGGAATTGCAGCTACAGCATTAAAGCTATCGCAACTTGGGACTGTCTTGATGTTTGTTGCTCAGGCTAGATATGTCGTATCTTCAGCTAATAGGGTACTGAAGGCAATGGGAGGAACTCCCGAATTACACAACTATAATAACGAAGTACTTTTTGAGTCATTTAGGCTCGCTTGCGATGAAGCTGGCGTTAGTGACATATATGAACTGGCTCGATATGGAATTCTATGTCATTTCGGAAAATTACCTACCGATGTCCGAATTTTGACTGAGCAACTAATGCGAACGGACAATGTTAAGGTTATTGTTTCGACCACTAGTCTAGGGCAGGGAGTTAATATAGGCATATCAACAGTGATTTTTGCTGATGTATTTATGAATCACCAAGACGCGGTAAAAATAGATTCAAAAGATTTTTGGAATATTGCTGGGCGAGCAGGAAGAGCCTTTACAGATATTGAAGGAAAAGTCTTGTATTGTATTGATGAGACTAATTGGAGCTATCAAAGGGATCTTGGTTTTTGCCATGAATACTTTGACTCATCGAAAATGGAACATGCCAAGAGTGGATTGCTGGCACTAGTAAAATATTTAAAGGATATATCAATACAATGTAATGTTAGTTTTGAATTATTGTTAGATCTAGTTGCTACTAATGATTTTTCTCAGTTTAAATCTGATAATACAGATTACTCAAATATATTTCCGCAAGTATTCGACTGGATTGATGACACACTTTTAGCATTAGACTATAAAAATAAAGCACACGAATTACCAGATCCTTCGAACTGGATTGACACAGTTTTTAGGAACTCATTGGCTTATATTCAAGCAGGAGATGATGAGGTGGTATCTCAAGAAGATATCATTAATTTTCTTAAAAGCAGAAATAGAGCAGTGCTCAACATGGCTGGTGCTTATGTGAATTGGGAAGGTATGGTTAAGTCTGGCATTCCATTAAGCTCGTCAAAAGCATTAGACGATTATATTGACCCAATAAAAGAGAGCATAAAGGTTTACAAAGAGTCAGAAGGTTGTGCTACTGACCTAGCAGAATTTTCAAAAAGTATTGAAAAGTTAGTTCAACAACTCCCAACAGTTACTTTTAAGCATGATTATGAAGAAGCTGAGTTAGATGAAGTCCGATTGAAGTGGTTTAGCGCAAAACCACTGTCACAAATAGCTATTCACGAGAATGGTCAAGAGATATGTGTTTCTTATTTTTCAATGACGCTACCTTGGGCTATTAATGCAATTACAAGAAAGCTATTTGACTTAGAATTAGATGACGAAGCTAAATTGCTCGAAGAATTAGCGCTTTATTGCGAAATAGGCGTTCCTAATATGGATTCGGTGAAGATCTATTTGGCGGGATTAAAATCACGAGTAGCAGCATTTGAACTTTCTAATATACCACTAGGAAAACTTACTAGTTTAAACAAAGTAAAGTTAGTTAAGTTGCTAAAAGATAATTCAGTAAACATTGAATTACTCTGCGATGAAGTAACAAAAAAATGGGTAGAGTTGTTTACTAAGGAACAAGATGGCAAAGAAGAAGATGAATTGACTCAAATTAGTAATTTTGTCTTAAAAAACACTGAGCCTGAAAGCCATCAGCTAAATGTTCGTAGTTTCAATGGTAGCCTATATTTATGCAATGCAGGTTTGACTGAGAAAATATTGATATCTTCCAGTAAAAAATTCCCGTTTAAAGCCATCGCTGACAACCCTAAAGTCTACTTTGAAAAAGAAGCTTCGTACTGGGCTATGAAAGTCAGAGCCAATCGGAACTCAAAAATATAG
- a CDS encoding TetR/AcrR family transcriptional regulator: MCETAKVSKGLVFHHFKNKDDLLRQVFVRMAEIISEVGESVDQSSEGMSAKERFINLIEHIFLSMADPQQKRFYQLDYQLKCQPSTRLILKDLLDERYQLMMESFEVIVRDIPNTNSMVDGHMLIADIDGIALNYLFSEGDYPLEQIKERFIAKYLLLLDL, translated from the coding sequence GTGTGTGAAACGGCAAAAGTATCGAAGGGTTTAGTTTTTCATCATTTCAAAAACAAAGATGATCTACTAAGACAAGTGTTTGTTCGCATGGCTGAAATCATTAGCGAAGTGGGCGAAAGTGTTGACCAATCGAGTGAAGGAATGTCGGCAAAAGAGAGGTTTATTAACCTTATCGAGCACATCTTCTTGTCGATGGCCGACCCACAACAAAAACGGTTTTATCAACTTGATTACCAATTGAAATGCCAGCCCTCAACAAGGCTGATATTGAAAGACCTATTAGATGAACGCTATCAACTGATGATGGAATCTTTCGAAGTGATTGTTCGTGATATTCCAAACACCAACAGCATGGTTGATGGCCATATGTTGATCGCCGATATCGATGGTATCGCACTCAATTACTTGTTCTCGGAAGGTGATTACCCGTTAGAACAAATTAAAGAACGCTTCATAGCTAAGTACTTACTGCTGCTGGATTTATAA
- a CDS encoding manganese-dependent inorganic pyrophosphatase yields the protein MKLTPAVAAVIMSFSSASFAFSLQQSANENSEDLVWTGHLSPDSDTVMSAMLAAHIYGGTATVPEPINPESTFILNYCNAESPRVEADYSSYRVGLVDFNQVTQLAPTIDQASIVAVVDHHAIGGSPINTPQIVEMDIRGWGSAATILADNAEKLDVTLPKHLACVGLGAILSDTVVFQSATTTEHDREYAEKLAKIADISDIEDFGQQMLIAKSDLSHLSSETILTLDYKNFKYGGKQVGIGVAETLTAQQLIDRKDELLAAMKSYKAENGLDHLFFSITDTKNKEANLLWVDESDYQVIKSAFNAEPNSDMLTLEGVTSRKRQIGPAVQKAIESL from the coding sequence GTGAAGCTAACACCTGCCGTTGCCGCCGTAATCATGTCTTTCAGTTCAGCAAGTTTTGCTTTTAGCTTGCAACAATCAGCCAATGAAAACAGTGAAGATCTCGTATGGACGGGGCACCTTAGCCCAGACAGCGACACGGTAATGTCTGCGATGCTCGCGGCTCATATTTATGGTGGTACGGCGACAGTGCCTGAGCCTATCAACCCTGAATCAACGTTTATCTTGAACTACTGTAATGCTGAATCACCAAGAGTAGAGGCAGATTACTCTTCATACCGAGTGGGGCTGGTGGACTTCAACCAAGTGACTCAACTAGCGCCAACCATTGATCAAGCATCTATTGTGGCAGTGGTCGATCATCATGCGATTGGTGGCTCACCGATTAATACGCCTCAAATAGTTGAGATGGATATTCGAGGTTGGGGTTCAGCTGCGACTATTCTGGCGGACAACGCTGAAAAGCTCGATGTGACCTTACCTAAACACCTTGCTTGTGTTGGATTAGGGGCAATTCTTTCTGACACCGTGGTATTCCAATCTGCAACCACGACTGAGCACGATCGTGAATACGCAGAGAAGTTGGCAAAAATTGCAGACATTTCAGATATCGAAGACTTCGGTCAACAGATGTTGATTGCTAAATCAGACCTTAGCCATCTTTCTTCTGAAACCATTCTGACGCTGGACTACAAGAACTTTAAGTACGGTGGAAAACAGGTGGGAATCGGCGTTGCTGAAACACTAACCGCTCAACAACTGATTGACCGTAAAGACGAGCTTTTGGCGGCAATGAAGTCTTACAAGGCAGAAAACGGCTTAGACCATCTGTTCTTCTCAATCACAGACACCAAGAACAAAGAAGCTAACCTATTGTGGGTGGACGAAAGCGACTATCAAGTCATTAAATCGGCTTTCAATGCTGAACCAAACAGCGACATGCTGACTTTGGAAGGCGTCACTTCACGTAAGCGCCAGATTGGCCCTGCAGTTCAAAAGGCAATTGAGAGCTTGTAA
- a CDS encoding pentapeptide repeat-containing protein — protein sequence MNTYTQQELDSILQQHKLWLENQGGERAQLRNADLSHLALQNLDLRCANLIRANFSGADLSGTNMNEADITYANFSHANLNNATFRDADLRNADMSHAQMLNVDLYRADLFRTDFNHANLSDDSLNRIDPSKTIIKLRNPNQECFAASLGKQ from the coding sequence ATGAATACCTACACTCAGCAAGAGCTTGATTCTATTCTTCAACAACACAAACTGTGGCTAGAAAACCAAGGCGGAGAAAGAGCGCAATTACGTAATGCCGACCTAAGCCACTTAGCACTTCAAAACCTAGACCTGCGTTGTGCCAACCTAATCCGAGCCAACTTTAGTGGTGCCGATTTATCAGGCACAAACATGAATGAGGCTGACATCACCTACGCCAATTTCAGCCACGCGAACCTGAACAACGCGACATTCCGTGATGCTGATTTGCGAAACGCAGACATGAGCCACGCACAAATGCTCAACGTCGATCTGTATCGCGCGGATCTATTCCGTACCGATTTCAATCACGCCAATCTTAGTGATGACTCGCTGAATCGTATCGACCCAAGCAAAACGATCATCAAACTGCGTAACCCGAACCAAGAATGTTTCGCGGCCTCGTTAGGCAAGCAATAA
- a CDS encoding septal ring lytic transglycosylase RlpA family protein, with translation MHRLAHPHNMKKSHIIFTALILMILAGCTSTSAVGSSKTKEYAKSHALTGKASWYGDKFHGRLTASGETYNMNANTAAHKTLPFGTIVRVTNTDNNKSVDVKINDRGPYVKGRVIDLSHKAFAKIGDVKQGTVPVKIEIVDDSNTFRYKH, from the coding sequence ATGCATAGATTAGCGCACCCACATAACATGAAAAAATCACATATTATCTTTACCGCTCTTATTCTCATGATATTAGCCGGATGCACCTCAACGTCGGCGGTCGGCAGTTCTAAAACAAAGGAATATGCCAAGTCACATGCTCTGACTGGTAAAGCTTCTTGGTATGGTGATAAATTCCATGGAAGGCTCACAGCAAGTGGTGAAACGTATAATATGAATGCGAATACGGCGGCTCATAAAACCTTGCCATTCGGGACTATAGTGAGAGTGACCAATACAGACAATAACAAGTCTGTTGATGTGAAAATTAACGATCGAGGCCCCTACGTCAAAGGCCGAGTGATCGACCTTTCGCACAAGGCATTTGCAAAAATCGGTGATGTTAAGCAAGGCACCGTGCCTGTCAAAATCGAGATTGTTGATGACAGCAATACCTTTAGGTATAAGCATTAG
- a CDS encoding ArsR/SmtB family transcription factor has product MMDEKYIDSLKALSEPNRLRLFWLFLHVDECMAVAEAMDIIGETQYNVSRNLKMLYKAGLLNHEKKGKWVFYTLKEQTAPHCKALVDSVRHLPEDDFKEVVKRCLIRLSMRVDGECVVGPDSEIWHSKIS; this is encoded by the coding sequence ATGATGGATGAAAAATACATTGATTCGCTAAAAGCCTTATCAGAACCAAATCGACTGCGATTGTTCTGGTTGTTCCTGCATGTGGATGAATGCATGGCAGTGGCTGAAGCAATGGACATCATTGGTGAAACTCAATACAACGTGTCTCGTAATCTTAAAATGCTCTACAAAGCTGGCCTGCTCAATCATGAGAAGAAAGGCAAATGGGTGTTCTACACCTTAAAAGAGCAAACCGCTCCGCACTGCAAAGCCTTGGTCGATTCAGTAAGACACTTACCTGAAGACGATTTCAAAGAAGTGGTCAAACGCTGCTTGATTCGTTTATCAATGCGAGTGGATGGCGAATGTGTTGTCGGCCCAGACAGCGAGATTTGGCACAGCAAGATTAGCTAG
- a CDS encoding DUF1837 domain-containing protein: MSAKKQTTAQSKLIGEHPRSGLFFDWFECEDTLATVNKKHRKLTNKGISSATLVDHLSQWVIKHHATEARIARIERKKQILAKHGFAQYMEGKVPFPIKSATTQKGNLGEIILAEYLTETSGLEILVYKLRYNPNVEQSMKGDDLLLFEKQNIQNRVIMGEAKFRSTKNKKALDDIVESLSNKNLPISLTFVSDRLEEMGDELLANEIDDLITNLHTQKTPVTYVGFYHSEASTYKTIEKHLNSNNKNLVIVSYGEDNPAQLVKNSFDEALKMVME, from the coding sequence ATGAGCGCGAAAAAACAAACAACAGCTCAAAGTAAGTTAATCGGTGAACATCCTAGGTCGGGTTTGTTTTTTGATTGGTTTGAGTGTGAAGATACACTTGCAACAGTCAACAAAAAACATAGAAAGCTTACAAATAAAGGTATAAGCAGCGCTACTCTAGTTGATCATTTGTCGCAATGGGTAATTAAACATCATGCAACCGAAGCTCGTATCGCTAGGATAGAGAGGAAAAAACAAATCTTAGCTAAGCATGGCTTCGCTCAGTATATGGAAGGAAAAGTTCCTTTTCCGATTAAGTCTGCAACTACGCAAAAAGGTAATCTAGGCGAAATAATCCTTGCAGAATACCTTACTGAAACATCAGGTTTAGAAATCCTTGTGTACAAACTGCGGTACAACCCGAATGTAGAGCAGTCTATGAAAGGAGACGATTTATTACTATTTGAAAAACAGAATATTCAAAATAGAGTAATAATGGGAGAAGCAAAATTCCGTTCGACTAAAAACAAAAAAGCTTTAGATGATATTGTTGAATCGTTATCGAACAAAAATTTACCCATATCTTTGACCTTTGTTAGTGACAGACTAGAAGAAATGGGAGATGAACTTTTAGCAAACGAAATTGATGATTTGATCACGAACCTTCATACCCAAAAAACTCCAGTTACATATGTTGGCTTTTATCACAGTGAAGCTTCTACATATAAGACCATAGAGAAACACTTAAACTCTAATAATAAAAACCTTGTCATAGTATCTTATGGTGAAGATAACCCAGCTCAGCTTGTTAAGAATAGCTTTGACGAAGCACTAAAAATGGTGATGGAGTAG